In the genome of Myxococcales bacterium, one region contains:
- a CDS encoding methylmalonyl-CoA mutase family protein yields the protein MVSKKEWLEKFAASPKLERSFTTLSDLPVDPLYTPEDLPDFDYHRDLGQPGDYPYTRGIHNTMYRGRTWTMRQFSGFGTAKETNERYKYLLANGTTGLSVAFDFPTLYGRDSDDPRSRGEVGKCGVAIDTLADMEQLFSGIPLDQITTSMTINPPAPILLAMYLAVAEKQGVSWDKVGGTIQNDMLKEYIAQKTWIYPPEPSLKIIVDVMKFTAEKVPNWNTISISGYHIREAGSTAVQELAFTLCDGMTYVKAAIAAGMDPDVFAPRLSFFFNAHSDFFEEIAKYRAARRIWSRFMKEEIGAKNPRSWLLRFHTQTAGCSLTAQQPLINIVRTTIQALAAVIGGTQSLHTNSLDETLALPTEQAVTVALRTQQILAEESGVANVIDPLGGSYFVESLTNRLEADALEYIRKIDEMGGMIRAIERGYPQREISNAAYHYQQQVDKNEKTIVAVNKFATEEAINIDTLYIDEAIEKRQVENLQRVRENRDNEAVAKNLRALKETAVNGGNLMPAILDCVRSYASLGEIINRLREVFGEYSDPAYL from the coding sequence TGCCCGACTTCGATTATCACCGTGATTTGGGACAACCCGGCGATTACCCCTACACGCGGGGCATTCACAACACCATGTATCGCGGCCGCACCTGGACCATGCGGCAGTTTTCCGGCTTCGGCACCGCCAAGGAAACCAACGAGCGTTACAAGTACCTGCTGGCCAACGGCACGACCGGCCTGTCGGTGGCTTTCGATTTTCCGACGCTGTACGGCCGCGACTCCGACGATCCGCGCAGCCGCGGCGAAGTCGGCAAGTGCGGCGTGGCCATCGATACGCTCGCCGACATGGAACAGCTCTTCAGCGGCATTCCGCTCGATCAGATCACCACGAGCATGACGATCAATCCGCCGGCGCCGATTTTATTGGCGATGTACCTGGCCGTCGCCGAAAAACAGGGCGTGAGCTGGGACAAGGTCGGCGGCACAATCCAGAACGACATGCTCAAGGAATACATCGCGCAGAAAACCTGGATCTATCCGCCGGAACCGAGCCTGAAGATCATCGTCGACGTGATGAAATTCACGGCCGAGAAAGTTCCCAACTGGAACACGATCAGCATCAGCGGCTACCACATCCGCGAGGCGGGCAGCACCGCCGTGCAGGAGCTGGCGTTTACGCTGTGCGACGGCATGACCTACGTCAAGGCCGCGATCGCCGCCGGCATGGACCCCGACGTTTTCGCGCCCCGGCTGTCGTTCTTCTTCAACGCCCACAGCGACTTCTTCGAGGAAATCGCCAAGTACCGGGCGGCGCGGCGCATCTGGTCGCGCTTCATGAAAGAAGAAATCGGCGCCAAGAATCCCCGTTCGTGGCTGCTGCGTTTTCACACACAGACCGCCGGTTGCAGCCTGACCGCGCAACAACCGCTCATCAACATCGTCCGCACCACGATCCAGGCGCTGGCCGCGGTCATCGGCGGCACCCAAAGCCTGCACACCAACAGCCTGGACGAAACCCTGGCGCTGCCGACCGAACAGGCGGTGACCGTCGCGCTGCGCACCCAGCAAATCCTGGCGGAGGAAAGCGGCGTGGCGAACGTGATCGACCCGCTCGGCGGCTCGTACTTCGTCGAGTCGCTGACCAATCGCCTGGAAGCCGACGCCCTGGAGTACATCCGCAAGATCGACGAAATGGGCGGCATGATCCGCGCCATCGAGCGCGGTTACCCGCAACGGGAAATCAGCAACGCCGCCTATCACTATCAGCAGCAGGTCGACAAGAACGAAAAGACCATCGTCGCGGTCAATAAATTCGCCACCGAGGAAGCGATCAACATCGACACGCTTTACATCGACGAAGCGATCGAAAAACGCCAGGTGGAGAATCTGCAGCGCGTCCGGGAAAACCGCGACAACGAGGCCGTGGCGAAAAACCTGCGCGCCTTGAAAGAAACCGCCGTCAACGGCGGCAACCTGATGCCGGCGATTCTGGATTGCGTCCGGAGTTACGCCAGCCTGGGCGAAATCATCAACCGGCTGCGCGAAGTTTTCGGCGAATATTCCGATCCGGCCTATCTCTAG